In the genome of Gadus chalcogrammus isolate NIFS_2021 chromosome 21, NIFS_Gcha_1.0, whole genome shotgun sequence, one region contains:
- the LOC130374904 gene encoding atypical chemokine receptor 2 — MITLVTIRFVMSLIGIMGNMFLVFVIFQTKISRIKSFEVFLLGLAVSNLEELVVVDFYEVIVLIGHMQNSLLCRTMKFLNLLGEVSSILFTVLICVFRYQKLRDAEKRGNAPIFLDSRKSAWVVSGLCMLLSVMLGLPVYFVRIDTHVEADNGTSCSPDFFQCHEHFCPPLNRFYKYLFLVSCNLLPLLAVTVSSSLIIKVLLGQKRVVAPALGASGPPGKKSKGPRLQRSTVGILTAMGVFQIDWTMYLVFHLAFSPVNVPLWGDIEFFITTSYTTLSPYVYGIGYDLFSLRYFIKR, encoded by the coding sequence ATGATTACACTTGTCACCATAAGGTTTGTCATGTCTTTAATAGGGATTATGGGGAACATGTTTCTCGTCTTCGTCATATTTCAGACCAAGATCTCCCGAATCAAGTCGTTCGAGGTGTTCCTCCTCGGCTTGGCGGTGTCTAACCTGGAGGAGCTCGTCGTGGTAGACTTCTACGAGGTCATCGTGTTGATCGGCCACATGCAGAACAGCCTGCTCTGTCGGACCATGAAGTTTTTAAACCTTCTGGGGGAGGTGAGCAGCATCCTCTTCACGGTCCTCATCTGCGTCTTCCGTTACCAGAAGCTGAGAGATGCAGAGAAGAGGGGCAACGCTCCCATATTCCTCGACAGCCGAAAGTCTGCGTGGGTCGTGAGCGGACTCTGCATGCTTTTATCCGTCATGCTCGGCCTGCCCGTTTACTTTGTCCGAATAGACACCCACGTGGAGGCCGACAATGGGACCAGCTGCTCCCCGGATTTCTTCCAATGCCACGAGCACTTCTGCCCGCCCCTAAACCGTTTTTACAAGTACCTGTTCCTGGTGTCGTGTAAcctgctgcccctgctggccGTCACCGTCTCCAGCAGCCTCATCATCAAGGTCCTGCTGGGCCAGAAGAGGGTCGTGGCGCCGGCGCTAGGTGCCTCCGGACCCCCGGGCAAGAAGAGCAAAGGGCCCAGGCTTCAGCGGAGCACCGTGGGCATTCTGACGGCCATGGGGGTGTTCCAGATCGACTGGACGATGTACCTGGTGTTTCACCTGGCTTTCAGCCCCGTCAACGTGCCACTTTGGGGGGACATAGAGTTCTTCATCACCACGTCCTACACAACGCTTAGCCCGTACGTGTACGGGATAGGGTACGACCTGTTTTCTCTCAGGTATTTTATAAAGAGGTAA